Proteins encoded by one window of Electrophorus electricus isolate fEleEle1 chromosome 17, fEleEle1.pri, whole genome shotgun sequence:
- the LOC113590173 gene encoding galectin-9-like isoform X3 — protein MAQQRPYLNPRLPFTGRIQGGLFEGKAVTITGRVLPGADRFHVNLQYDAKGSSEIALHFNPRYSGNSGCVVCNSFHNSSWGSEERSSKSPVPRGATFNLTFLVNRDSYSVIVNGAHFLEYLHRLAVSCVNAISVGGGVEIESIAFQNPTTHCVPDASFPHQVLPYKTFIQGGLHPGKVIMVQGTVNHNADRFCINLRFATGLALHLNPRLNEGVVVRNSLLHDRWGPEERSGGMPFYRNQPFTVAIVCDTQCYRININGVQMFTYNHRHCLSQKIDILEVDGNLNLTSVTV, from the exons ATGGCCCAGCAACGCCCTTACCTGAATCCA CGACTGCCATTTACGGGTCGTATTCAGGGGGGCTTGTTTGAAGGCAAGGCTGTCACGATCACGGGTAGGGTGCTGCCCGGAGCAGACAG GTTTCATGTAAATTTGCAATATGACGCAAAGGGGTCGTCAGAAATAGCCCTTCACTTCAACCCGCGCTACAGCGGGAATTCTGGCTGCGTGGTGTGCAACTCCTTCCACAATTCATCCTGGGGTTCGGAAGAGCGGAGCAGCAAATCCCCGGTACCGAGGGGCGCCACCTTCAATCTCACCTTCCTGGTCAACCGTGATTCTTACTCG GTGATAGTAAACGGAGCCCATTTCTTGGAGTATTTGCACCGTCTCGCTGTCTCATGTGTGAACGCGATTTCAGTGGGTGGAGGCGTAGAGATCGAGTCTATTGCTTTCCAAAATCCGACT ACTCATTGCGTTCCAGATGCCAGCTTTCCACACCAG GTTCTGCCATACAAAACGTTTATCCAAGGTGGACTTCACCCAGGAAAAGTGATTATGGTGCAGGGCACCGTTAACCACAATGCAGACAG GTTTTGCATCAACCTGCGCTTCGCCACTGGCCTCGCGCTTCACCTCAACCCGCGGCTCAACGAGGGCGTGGTGGTGCGTAACAGCCTGCTGCATGACAGGTGGGGtccggaggagaggagtggaggcatGCCTTTCTACAGAAACCAGCCTTTTACG GTTGCCATTGTTTGCGACACCCAGTGCTACAGGATCAACATCAACGGTGTACAGATGTTCACCTACAACCACCGCCATTGTCTTTCTCAGAAGATTGACATACTGGAGGTCGATGGCAATCTTAACCTCACCTCCGTAACAGTCTAA
- the LOC113590173 gene encoding galectin-9-like isoform X1, which yields MAQQRPYLNPRLPFTGRIQGGLFEGKAVTITGRVLPGADRFHVNLQYDAKGSSEIALHFNPRYSGNSGCVVCNSFHNSSWGSEERSSKSPVPRGATFNLTFLVNRDSYSVIVNGAHFLEYLHRLAVSCVNAISVGGGVEIESIAFQNPTTHCVPDASFPHQRNRSKNQTPHFASWALQQQPCWAAPQTTSLPPPYYPPQAYVLPYKTFIQGGLHPGKVIMVQGTVNHNADRFCINLRFATGLALHLNPRLNEGVVVRNSLLHDRWGPEERSGGMPFYRNQPFTVAIVCDTQCYRININGVQMFTYNHRHCLSQKIDILEVDGNLNLTSVTV from the exons ATGGCCCAGCAACGCCCTTACCTGAATCCA CGACTGCCATTTACGGGTCGTATTCAGGGGGGCTTGTTTGAAGGCAAGGCTGTCACGATCACGGGTAGGGTGCTGCCCGGAGCAGACAG GTTTCATGTAAATTTGCAATATGACGCAAAGGGGTCGTCAGAAATAGCCCTTCACTTCAACCCGCGCTACAGCGGGAATTCTGGCTGCGTGGTGTGCAACTCCTTCCACAATTCATCCTGGGGTTCGGAAGAGCGGAGCAGCAAATCCCCGGTACCGAGGGGCGCCACCTTCAATCTCACCTTCCTGGTCAACCGTGATTCTTACTCG GTGATAGTAAACGGAGCCCATTTCTTGGAGTATTTGCACCGTCTCGCTGTCTCATGTGTGAACGCGATTTCAGTGGGTGGAGGCGTAGAGATCGAGTCTATTGCTTTCCAAAATCCGACT ACTCATTGCGTTCCAGATGCCAGCTTTCCACACCAG CGAAATAGGAGCAAAAACCAAACACCTCATTTTGCGTCATGGGCACTGCAACAACAGCCTTGTTGGGCTGCCCCACAAACCACA TCACTTCCGCCTCCTTACTATCCCCCACAAGCTTAT GTTCTGCCATACAAAACGTTTATCCAAGGTGGACTTCACCCAGGAAAAGTGATTATGGTGCAGGGCACCGTTAACCACAATGCAGACAG GTTTTGCATCAACCTGCGCTTCGCCACTGGCCTCGCGCTTCACCTCAACCCGCGGCTCAACGAGGGCGTGGTGGTGCGTAACAGCCTGCTGCATGACAGGTGGGGtccggaggagaggagtggaggcatGCCTTTCTACAGAAACCAGCCTTTTACG GTTGCCATTGTTTGCGACACCCAGTGCTACAGGATCAACATCAACGGTGTACAGATGTTCACCTACAACCACCGCCATTGTCTTTCTCAGAAGATTGACATACTGGAGGTCGATGGCAATCTTAACCTCACCTCCGTAACAGTCTAA
- the LOC113590173 gene encoding galectin-9-like isoform X2, with product MAQQRPYLNPRLPFTGRIQGGLFEGKAVTITGRVLPGADRFHVNLQYDAKGSSEIALHFNPRYSGNSGCVVCNSFHNSSWGSEERSSKSPVPRGATFNLTFLVNRDSYSVIVNGAHFLEYLHRLAVSCVNAISVGGGVEIESIAFQNPTTHCVPDASFPHQRNRSKNQTPHFASWALQQQPCWAAPQTTVLPYKTFIQGGLHPGKVIMVQGTVNHNADRFCINLRFATGLALHLNPRLNEGVVVRNSLLHDRWGPEERSGGMPFYRNQPFTVAIVCDTQCYRININGVQMFTYNHRHCLSQKIDILEVDGNLNLTSVTV from the exons ATGGCCCAGCAACGCCCTTACCTGAATCCA CGACTGCCATTTACGGGTCGTATTCAGGGGGGCTTGTTTGAAGGCAAGGCTGTCACGATCACGGGTAGGGTGCTGCCCGGAGCAGACAG GTTTCATGTAAATTTGCAATATGACGCAAAGGGGTCGTCAGAAATAGCCCTTCACTTCAACCCGCGCTACAGCGGGAATTCTGGCTGCGTGGTGTGCAACTCCTTCCACAATTCATCCTGGGGTTCGGAAGAGCGGAGCAGCAAATCCCCGGTACCGAGGGGCGCCACCTTCAATCTCACCTTCCTGGTCAACCGTGATTCTTACTCG GTGATAGTAAACGGAGCCCATTTCTTGGAGTATTTGCACCGTCTCGCTGTCTCATGTGTGAACGCGATTTCAGTGGGTGGAGGCGTAGAGATCGAGTCTATTGCTTTCCAAAATCCGACT ACTCATTGCGTTCCAGATGCCAGCTTTCCACACCAG CGAAATAGGAGCAAAAACCAAACACCTCATTTTGCGTCATGGGCACTGCAACAACAGCCTTGTTGGGCTGCCCCACAAACCACA GTTCTGCCATACAAAACGTTTATCCAAGGTGGACTTCACCCAGGAAAAGTGATTATGGTGCAGGGCACCGTTAACCACAATGCAGACAG GTTTTGCATCAACCTGCGCTTCGCCACTGGCCTCGCGCTTCACCTCAACCCGCGGCTCAACGAGGGCGTGGTGGTGCGTAACAGCCTGCTGCATGACAGGTGGGGtccggaggagaggagtggaggcatGCCTTTCTACAGAAACCAGCCTTTTACG GTTGCCATTGTTTGCGACACCCAGTGCTACAGGATCAACATCAACGGTGTACAGATGTTCACCTACAACCACCGCCATTGTCTTTCTCAGAAGATTGACATACTGGAGGTCGATGGCAATCTTAACCTCACCTCCGTAACAGTCTAA